A window of Cryptomeria japonica chromosome 3, Sugi_1.0, whole genome shotgun sequence contains these coding sequences:
- the LOC131037360 gene encoding transcription factor MYB1 yields MGRAPCCPKDAGLNRGAWTAEEDSILTKYISIHGDGGWKYLPQKAGLKRCGKSCRLRWLNYLRPDIKRGNISADEEELIIRMHKLLGNRWSLIAGRLPGRTDNEIKNYWNTKLMKKLESKEYSPPKTEEICGTSKSTSNSSEYHRVLRTVAVRTTVVRIPNNPYGENTTSEHQESKLQREVLEIVDNPSESWCESFVNELITGSDIEIVNYSSAQNTMESESPRVEILGQPCPTFISRLVDRQLSDCPNEVNTCKSTLYLNEMCFPDDNLPWSPYNFSTGLFIKE; encoded by the exons ATGGGCAGAGCTCCTTGCTGTCCCAAAGATGCAGGTCTTAATCGTGGGGCATGGACTGCTGAAGAGGATTCGATTCTAACTAAATACATCTCAATTCATGGTGATGGTGGATGGAAATATCTCCCACAGAAAGCAG GTCTGAAGCGGTGTGGGAAAAGCTGTAGATTACGCTGGTTGAACTACCTCCGTCCTGATATTAAGCGAGGAAACATCTCAGCAGATGAGGAGGAGCTCATAATCAGGATGCATAAACTACTTGGCAACAG ATGGTCACTAATCGCAGGAAGACTGCCTGGTCGAACAGACAACGAAATCAAGAATTACTGGAACACCAAATTGATGAAAAAGCTGGAAAGCAAAGAATATAGTCCTCCCAAAACCGAAGAAATCTGTGGAACGTCGAAATCTACGTCTAATTCTTCAGAGTATCACCGTGTATTACGAACTGTGGCGGTCAGAACTACCGTGGTGAGAATACCAAACAACCCATACGGAGAGAACACTACTTCAGAACATCAAGAAAGCAAATTGCAGAGGGAGGTTTTAGAAATTGTTGACAACCCTTCAGAATCGTGGTGCGAGTCTTTTGTTAATGAGCTGATCACGGGTAGCGACATTGAGATTGTGAATTATAGCTCAGCTCAAAATACAATGGAATCTGAAAGCCCTCGCGTGGAAATACTTGGGCAGCCTTGTCCCACATTTATATCCAGATTAGTCGACCGCCAGTTGTCAGACTGTCCGAATGAAGTGAATACATGCAAGAGTACATTGTATTTGAACGAGATGTGTTTCCCCGACGACAACCTTCCATGGTCTCCGTACAATTTCTCGACAGGTTTGTTTATAAAAGAGTAA